A part of Aphis gossypii isolate Hap1 unplaced genomic scaffold, ASM2018417v2 Contig00558, whole genome shotgun sequence genomic DNA contains:
- the LOC126554621 gene encoding 52 kDa repressor of the inhibitor of the protein kinase-like, giving the protein MSGKFNGVATLIKNKYPTALYIHCSSHNLNLSISYSCNLPQIRNTMGTIESIYLFFNTPKRQKFFTEQLEMFKKEESMKDDGCHSNKEKLKRLCPTRWVDRHSSVETIYDFLPVIVNSLEEMITWPDKNVATKANQILLTLGTSEFNISLSVEAINHINTILNELMNIRENAEIVFSDLFKNLIKRSNEMDIEIKIPRLAKRQKHRNNFSSENPEDYFRVSIFIPFIDSIIQQLNDRFNNHKEIISGFQVLINSCAKSDLHHLVKYYQEDVESYEKVVSEVDLWHRYLNTKNIKPQNALDALLICNQDFYPNIYNLLHILAVLPVTSCESERSFSSLKRIKTYLRNSTSETRLNGLAVLNIHREVPVTEDEVIEVLASIKRRLDFSL; this is encoded by the exons ATGAGTGGCAAATTTAATGGAGTTgctacattaattaaaaacaaatatcccACTGCGCTGTATATTCATTGTAGTTCTCATAACCTTAATCTCTCAATATCATATTCTTGTAATTTACCACAAATCAGAAATACTATGGGTACCAttgaaagtatttatttattttttaatacacctAAAAGACAAAAGTTTTTTACTGAACAAttagaaatgtttaaaaaagaagaaaGTATGAAAGATGATGGTTGTCAttcaaataaagaaaaactaaaacGTCTTTGTCCAACCCGCTGGGTAGATCGTCATAGTTCTGTTGaaacaatttatgattttctaCCTGTCATTGTGAATAGTTTAGAAGAAATGATTACATGGCCGGATAAGAATGTAGCAACAAAAGCTAACCAAATACTTTTAACATTAGGAACTTCAGAATTCAACATTAGTCTAtct GTTGAAGCTATTAATCACATCAacactattttaaatgaattaatgaatattcgTGAAAATGCTGAAATAGTCTTTAgtgatttgtttaaaaatcttattaaaagATCAAATGAAAtggatattgaaataaaaataccaagaCTTGCTAAAAGACAAaaacatagaaataatttttcttcagAAAATCCTGAAGATTATTTTAgagtatctatttttattccatttattgattctataatacaacaattgaATGATCGTTTCAACaatcataaagaaataatatctggttttcaagtattaataaattcatgtgCTAAAAGTGATCTTCATcatcttgtaaaatattatcaagaaGATGTTGAAAGTTATGAAAAAGTTGTATCTGAGGTTGATTTATGGCacagatatttaaatacaaaaaatattaaacctcAGAATGCATTAGATGCGTTACTTATATGTAATCAGGACTTCtatccaaatatttataatttattgcacaTCCTTGCTGTACTCCCAGTTACATCTTGTGAGTCAGAAAGGTCATTTTCCTCACTGAAGCGAATCAAAACATATTTGAGGAACTCGACTTCTGAAACCAGGTTAAATGGATTAGCGGTTCTTAATATACACCGAGAAGTTCCAGTTACAGAAGATGAAGTAATTGAAGTATTAGCTTCAATAAAGCGCCGCTTAGATTtctcattgtaa